The genomic window CACGTTATCCATCATGCTCTTATCGTCCTTATCCAGCGCCGAGGAGATGACGATCGGCACCTTCTCGGTCCGGGGATCGTCCTTGAGCATGCGGATCAGATCCCAGCCGTCCAGCTCATCGCCCAGCATCAGATCCACAATGATCGCTACGAAGGGCGTTTTGACGGCCTGGTCAAAAGCTTTTTGCGGATGATAGTGATGGGTGACCCGGAAGCCCTTGCCCTTCAGCTCCTCCGAGAGCAGCAGCGACAGGCTGTAATCATCCTCCACAATCATCACATTCGGCTTCTGCTCCTTGCCCGCGTTCCATCTGTGGGAGGACTCCTCCTCCGGTTGGCCGGTCTCGGCCTGAATCACCGGAAGACGGAACCATACTGTCGAGCCCACGCCTTCAACCGATTCAATCCCGATTGTTCCCTTCTGCTTCTCAATGATCTCCTTGCAGATCGCCAGCCCCAGTCCCGTACCGCCAATCCGCTTGGATGCACTGTTGTCCACTCTGCGGAATTTCTGGAACAGCTGCCCGATCTGATTCTTCGGAATCCCGAGTCCATGGTCCTGAATCCTCACCATAATGCTGCCCGGTTCGTTATGAAGCATGACCTTCACTTCACTTGCACCCGGCGAGAACTTGATCGCATTGCTCAGCAGGTTGGTCAGCACCTGGATAATTTTATCCTTGTCTACCTCAACCTCGGGATTCAGCGCCTCGTCCTCCAGCAGAATATGATGGGTACCGCTCAGCTTGTACTGATCTATGACACTCAGAACTGTCTCACTAAGATTGACCTTCTCCACATTGTACAGCTGTGTGCCTGACTCCATCCGCTGCAGGTCCAGGAAGTCGTTAATCAGCTCCGTCAGACGCTTGGCTTCCTTATGAATCGTCTCCAGATATTTCAGCTGCTTCTCCGGCTTCATCGTTTTGGACAGCAGCAGCTCTGTGAAGCCCAGTACACTCGACAGCGGCGTCCGCAGCTCATGGCTGACGGTGCTGACCAGCTCCGACTTCATCAGATCCAGCTCATACTCGCGTGTAATATCCCGGTGAACGAACAGCGTTCCCACCCGGACCTCCCGGCGGAAGACCGGTATGGCATAGGCATCCACATGCTTCATGTCTTCCTTGCCGATAGAATACTTCATCGTACTGGAATCCACAGTATGCTCAGACATCGCCTTTTGGTAAAAGCGTTCCAGCTCTTCCGATTCATTCACCCGGGAGGTGAAATGCTCCATCCAGCCCTCCTTGGGAATCAGCATGCCTTCCGTCCAGTCCTCATAGCTGAACAATTGGCTCAGCGCCTTGTTGATGTGCTGAATGACACCGTCCGTGCTGACAAACTGGATGCCCTCATTGACGTTGTTGACAATATCCTGATTCAGCTTGCGGCCATTCTCAATCTCCTCGTACATGAACAGGCGTTCGATAGCCAGGGCGACCCGGTTCATTATCCCCTGAATCTCACTGGTCTCTTCCTCTGTGAACGGATGCCCGATGCGGGTTCCGCAGAAGACCGCCAGAATCTCATCCTCCGCATTTACCACGGTTGTATAGTAGTCGTAACAATACACCTCGTTGGCGGAAATCCCCTGCTCTCTGACCGAGCCCACCCGCTTCACCACATACGACTTTTCCACACTAAGGCGGTACAGAATCTCCTTGCTGCCCTCACCGATGTACCGCTCCACATTCTCCGGCGGAACCCCCTTGACCACCGCTATCTTGTCCTTGACCAGCAGGAAAAGACTGGAGTCGAACGAGAACAGGCGGTTCATGAACTTGTTGAACTTGTCGGCGAATTCATGCTTGTCGAGCGTATAGGTAATTTCATGATTCAGCTGATTGTTAAGCTCCAGCATCATAGACGTCTGCTCCGTGCTTTTCAGCGTCTCCGCCAGCTCCTGCTGCACATTCTTCATCGAGGTAATGTTATTGGCAATCAGGATATACTGGTAAATCTGGCCTTCATCGTTTAAGTAAGGCATGATTGTCAGCTGCAGCCAGAGCGGCGAGCCTTCCTTCGCCGCAAGTTTTGTCTCTCCGCTCCACACTCCGCCGGTCGACAGCTTGCGGATCATCTGATCCACCTGGGTATCCGAAATATTATGCAGCTCAAACAACCGGTAGGTGTATCCGATAATCTCTGAGTTCTTGTACCCTGTGTAGACGCTCAGATTATCGTTCGCGTAAGTGAACACGCCTTTGTTCGACAGAATGCCGACGGCAGAGGTCTGATTCAGTGCCTTCATCATACTCTCGATTTCACTGAGTGACCGCTCCAGCCTGTACTGCTGGTCCTGCAGCTCGTCCTGCTGGGCGTGCAGCTCTTCATTCTGCATCATCAGCTCTTCCTCTTTGTCCTGGATGCTATGGGCCATATTCAGGAAGGCGTCATAGAGCCGCCCGATTTCATCCTGCTTATGCAGCTTACCAAGCAGAACCGCATCACCGGCCGCCAGCGAATTCGTTGCTTCCTCCAGCTTCACAATCGGATCGATGATAATTTTGAGCATCTGCCAGATCAGCAGGGTGAAGAACAGCAGCAGCAAGGTACTAAGCAGAAAAGCCACGAACGTGAATGCATCCGCCTGCCTGATAGAACGGGAGTTCAGCTCATTCAGCAGCGCATCCGAATTGGCTTTGAATTGCTTGGTATAGCCCAGGTATTCGTTCACAGCCTTGGTGCTGCCGCTCTGGGACAAGTTCCGGATTCCCTCGTAATCATTATTTTTCACCAGACGCATCACTTCGGGCAAGGTCTGGCTTTTGTACTGTTCATAGAACACCTTAAGGTCATCTCTGTACCGGACTTCTTCAGGCGACAGCTTCAGGGAGGAATACTGCTCCAGAATGCCGTCAAGCCCCTTAACCGCAGCGTTCAGCAGCGCAAGCTCATTCTCGCTCTGGGTAGCCACATAACCTCTTGCCCGGAAAAAGACTTCGTTCAGCGTCCCTGCCAGCTCGTTGATTGTGGCCGTCTTATATTGCAGCACTTCACGTTTGTGATCCAGCTGTTCCTGCTGGACATTGATATAGAAGACAAGCCCGATTCCTCCGGCCATAATGGCAACGAACAGGAGCAGAAGAATCCGGTAATATTTCGTTTTGATGCTCGTGGCTTTAAGCTTAAGGTTTCTCACTCAGAATGTCCTCCACGAGCTGCAGCAGCTCCATCGGGCTGAAGGGCTTGGGCATAAAATATCGGGCTCCCGCCTCTCTTGCCCGGTTACGGTCCATCTCCTGTGCCTTGGCGGTCAGCATCATAATCGGCGTCCGGCTCTTCAGCTCCCCGTCCAGCTCGCTCAGCACTTCAATGCCGGTCATTACGGGCATCATGTAATCCAGAATGACCAGATCGTAAGGTTCTGACGCCAGCCTGGCGAGCGCCTCGCCCCCATTCTCGGCGGTATGAACCTCCACATTCTCCAGATCCTCCAGCGTATCCTCAATCAGCATGCGCAGAACCTCTTCATCATCTACAATCAGTACCTTTTGCACCATAGCTCACTCTCACCTTTCAGTCATCCCTGCTTGGGATGCATTGCATTTAGAACAGAAACCGGTGGGACAGACGCTCAATCCGGGTCAGCAGCTCCGGCAGATGGAACGGCTTAATGACATAATCGTCCGCGCCCATCTGCAGCGCATGAATAATATCCCGCTGGTCGTTGCGCCCGGTCAGCATAATCACAAGAATATTCAGCTCAGGATAGCTGCTGCGGATCTTCTCCAGTACCTCCAGCCCGTCAAGCCCCGGCATGACGCCGTCCAGCAAAATAACATACTTCTCTTCAGGAGCATACCAGTCCGATTCCAATAGAAGCGCGCCGTCCGCATAGCTCGCAACCTTCACTCTGGCGTTGGTCCCAGGCTGCCAGGCTGCGAAATGGGTCGTCACGATTCTGCGGATGAGCGGATCATCGTCCACAATAATAACATTCAGCAGCGTCTCACGCTGGCTCAGCAGCAGATCCTGGCTGTACAGGGTGCTCTGGTTCCTGCCGTTATGTTTGCTGGCATAGAGCGCCAGATCGGCTTCCTCAACCAATATATCGGCATCCTGCACCTCTTCAGTGATCTCGGTCACTCCGCAGGAGAACGTTACATGGAAGCTCTCACGTTTGGCCTGGAAATCGCGGGCCGCAAAGGATTCCTGAATCCGCTCCATCACAAGCAGCGCCTGCTCCGCAGGGGTATTGGGCATGAACAAGGCAAACTCCTCGCCGCCATAGCGGCAGAAGGTATCCTCCGTGCGGATGGACTGCTTCACCAGCTCCGAGAAGCTCTGCAGCACCTCATCCCCCATCAGATGCCCGTAAGTATCATTAACCTGCTTGAACAGGTCCAGATCCAGCAGAGCGAGGGAGAAGGTCCGGCCTGTCCGTCTGAAATCGGAGATCAGCTGCTTCATCGTCTGGTTGAAGTACTTGCGGTTGAACGCTCCGGTCAGCTCGTCAACAATGATGGATTCCTGCCACTCCTTTTTCAGCTCAAAGCGGTTCTTGATCAAGACCAGGAACAAATCGATGTCCACCGGCTTTTGTATGTAATCCATGACACCCAGCGAATAGGCATACTTCTGAACCTCAATAGAATGCTCGCCGCTGATAATAATGATCGGAATCCGCTCTTTCTTGGCTTTGCCGATAATCTGCTTCAGTACATCAATCCCGCTGCGGTCCGGCAGCAGAATATCGAGTAGAATCAAATCCGGCTTCGTCTCATAAAAAAGCTTCAGTCCGCGTCCGGCCGACAGCGCAATGCTGACATAATAGGATTGACGCTCCAGGGATTCCCGTAAAAAAGCGACCAGCTCCACATCATCGTCCACGATCAGAATCTCGTACTGCTGATGGACATTCCCGTGGGACAATGCTATTCCGGGAGTCAGCGGCGGCACCGCGCCCACAGGCTCCGGCTCCGCAAACAGCTCCAGCAGCGGATAGATATAATCGCCCCACTCCGCTTCCTTCCAGCTTCTATGGTTGTCATCCGAGAAATAGAGCAGCGCATTGCCGGAGAATGCCTCTACAGCATCCAGCCCCACAGTGCCCGAGGTGCCCTTCAAATTATGCAGGAAACGGTAGATATCCTTCTCCTCGACTGCTGACTGTTCCGACCACTTCTGCAGCGTTTCTCTGGTGCGCTCTTCAACCAGCTCTTTATATTTTCTCGTTGTCATAATAGCTCCTTCAGTCCAGCTTATCCTACAAAACTTCAATAAATCATATTTTACATCAAGTGTCAATATTATTATACCCTCAGGAAAATGCAAGCTCAAATCTCTGATCAGCTGGACACAAAAGCTTTGGTTGATAACCGATCCTTGATTTGACATAATAATTAAAATCGTTCATTCCGTTAATGCGGCAATGAGCGAAGATTATAGATCATGGATAACGGGAGGCTTTTCAATTGAAGGGGATTATTACGGTACTCGGGAAAGACAAGGTAGGCATTATCGCCAAAGTATGTACATACCTCGCAGAGCACAATCTGAACATTCTGGATATCTCCCAGACGATTGTGCAGGATTATTTCAACATGATGATGATCGTGGACATCTCTGCCCCCAGCAAGTCCTTCGAGGAGATTGTGGAGGAGCTTCAGCAGGTAGGGGAAGACATCGGTGTGGAAATCAAGCTGCAGCATGAGGATATCTTCAATATTATGCACCGGATCTAACCGGCAAGGAGAGGAGTGAGCGCTAGTGATCTCGATTGTAGAAGTTCAGGAGACGAATAAAATGATCCGGGAAATGAACCTGGATGTCCGCACCATTACGATGGGCATCAGCCTGATGGATTGCGCCCATACCGACATGAAGGTGTTCAACCAGAAGGTATATGACAAAATCACCCGCTCTGCCGAGAAGCTCGTGAAGACCGGTGAGGATCTCGAGCGCCAATTCGGGGTGCCGATTGTCAACAAACGGATCTCAGTAACGCCGATTTCGATTGCTGCGGGCGCTGTACATACCGATACCTACGTGCCTGTCGCCCAGATTCTGGACAAGGCTGCCAAGGAGGTTGGCGTCAACTTCATCGGCGGGTATTCCGCGCTGGTACAGAAGGGCTGTACCAAGGGCGACCGGATTCTGATTGACAGTATCCCGGAAGCGCTGGCGGTGACCGAGAGAGTCTGCTCCTCCGTCAACGTGGGCTCCTCGCGCAGCGGCATCAACATGGACGCCGTGAAGCTGATGGGCGATATCATTCTCCAGACGGCGGAGCGCACCAAGGACCGCGATTCCATCGGCTGTGCCAAGCTGGTTGTATTCTGCAACGCAGTCGAGGATAACCCGTTCATGGCCGGTGCCTTCCACGGGGTGGGCGAACGGGAGTGTGTGATTAATGTGGGCGTAAGCGGCCCGGGTGTGATCAAGCGGGCGCTGGAGGAGGTGAAGGGACAGGACTTCGAGACACTGTGCGAGACGATCAAGCGTACAGCCTTCAAGGTTACCCGGGTCGGCCAGCTGGTCGCCCAGGAAGCCTCCAAGCGCCTGAATGTGCCCTTCGGCATCATCGATCTGTCGTTGGCCCCTACACCTGAGATCGGCGATTCTATCGCAGAGATTTTCCAGGTCATGGGCTTGGAGGAAGCCGGTGCTCCCGGCACCACTGCTGCACTGGCCATCCTTAACGATAATGTCAAAAAAGGCGGAGTCATGGCCTCCTCCTATGTCGGCGGCTTAAGCGGCGCCTTCATCCCGGTCAGTGAAGACCACGGCATGATCCAGGCGGTCCAGCGCGGGGCGCTGACGCTGGAGAAGCTCGAAGCCATGACTTGCGTCTGCTCGGTAGGCCTTGACATGATTGCCATTCCCGGCAGCACCAGCAAGGAGACCCTCGCTGGCATCATTGCCGATGAAGCTGCCATCGGGATGGTCAACAACAAGACTACGGCGGTCCGCGTCATTCCGGTCATCGGCAAGGACGTCGGTGAGATGGTCGAATTCGGCGGCTTGCTCGGATACGCCCCAGTCATGGCTGTGAACCCCTTCAGTTGTGCGGGCTTCGTCAACCGCGGCGGACGGATTCCCGCACCAATTCACAGCTTCAAGAACTAAGTGAGCGTGCAGGCTTAATTGCATTCTGTACATCTAAACCTGCTGATTTTCGACCCATTCTGAGTTTAGTTGTATATTGTACATCTATAAGGCCGTTTTTTCTTGCTACTCACACTTTTAGGCGGATTTAGTTGTACAGACTACCTTTAAACGTGGCATGTGTGAATTTTCGCTGCTTTTAAGTGTACGTTCTACAACTATCACTGAAATTCACTGGGAGTTCTTCACATCAACCAATAAAGACACGTTGCCTTCCCGCATAGGGAGAGTAATGTGTCTTTATTATTGCCGGATATCAGAGCTGCGGCAGCTCCGGCGGTACGGTAATATGGGACAGCTTCGCAGGGTCCATCAGAAGATACAGGTTCTGAATCCGTTCCCCGCTGGAATCCGTACTCAGGCAGAGCACGCACTTCACAACTCCCTGATCGGTGAAGATCAGACCCGGCTCACCGTTCAGCGGCCCATAGGAAGTCTTCCACTCCCGCAAATAGTGCATAACCCGCTTCGAGGTCAGCAGTGCAGTAACTCCCTTACGGCCGGTCATCGGCCGGAGAATTGTATGCACTTCGCGGCCCCCGCCGTCGGCAACCAGCACCGGATGCTCGCCCAGCAGCTCCAGCATGCCGTCCACATCATAGGAGGTGAACGCGGCAGTGAAGCGGACCAGCAGTTTCTCCGTGACTGCTCTATATCGGAGCGAGGGTAAGCCGGAAGCCGGCTCTGCCATCAGGATACGCTTGGCCCGGCTGAAGATCTGCCGGCAGTTGCTGCCCGACTTGCCTACCATTCCGGCAATGGCTTCATAGTCGTATTCGAAGGCTTCCCGCAGTACGAATACCGCACGCTCCGTAGGAGACAGCCGCTCCAGCAGCACCAGAAAAGCATACGACAGATTATCCTTACGTTCTGCCGCCGCTTCCGGCCCATCGTATCCCTCGCTTACCGGCTCCGGCAGCCACTCCCCGATATAAGTCTCTCTGCGGCTGCGTGCCGAGTTCAGCATATTGAGGCAGCGGTTGGTCATACCTTTGGCCAAATAGGCTTTGATATTCTGAATGCCGCTCCGGTCCCGGTGCTGCAGCTCGGCGAATAAATCCTGCACCGCATCCTCCGCATCGGCAACCACGCCTAACATCCGGTACGCGATGGAGAAGGCATAACTTTTATAATGCTGATACAGCTCCTCCATACCCGGATTCTCAGCCGCAGGTGTCTCAGCCTGTGCCGTTATTTTACCCCTGTCCACTTCACGCAGCTCTCCTTCCTTATATTCCTGCCCTTATCCTTAGCCGAAGCAGCCCGGGAACATCCCGGTCGTAATAGCAATCCGGTTCCAGCTGTTGATCGTATTGACCGCCATAATCCAGTCTACCAGTTCCTCTTCGCTAAAGTGCGTAAGCATCTTATTATACAGCTCCAGCGGAACGCCCGCTTCACTGATCAGCGTCACCTGCTCGGCGAATTCCAGCAGCACACGTTCCTTCGCACTGAACAACGGCGCTTCGCGCCACACACTCAGCAGCAGAATATGCTCGGCATAGTTGCCCAGCTTCATCAGATCCTTGCCATGCATATCCAGACAGAACGCACAGCCGTTGATCTGGGAGACCCGTATTTTAACCAGTTCATACAGCACTTTATCCTTGCTGCGGCTTCCTGCATGCTGCTCCAGAGCCATCATTGCCCGGAACGCCGGGCTGTTAACCTCACGATAGTTCATTCTTAGACTCAAATTGGGTCGCCTCCATTATGGTTGTATTGCTCTTCATAACTGTAGACAAGATAGGGACAGCTGTTGTGACACAACATCCCCACAAAGTGAAGCTTTAACTCGATGATGAATCAGGTACTTTGCGGGGACCCCAAAACATTGAAATTCTTTTTGACAAAAAAGAGCAGGACAGCAAAATTCCGCAGCCCTGCTCTTGAATACACTCTATGCGCTCAGGCTCTTAGCCCTTCTTGAAGAGAATAGCCGCCAGCCGGTCAGAAGCGCCGACAACAGGCAGATCCCGGACGAAGTCAGGAAGACTACATGCATTCCCAAGAGGAACAGCTCCGGACGGCCTTCTACCAGCCCGGTTACCCGGTAACCGGCCTTGCTGCTCATTACATTGAACAGGATCGAGGTCGCTACGGTAATGCCGACGACCATTCCCACATTACGGACCAGCGAATTCACGCTTCCTGCCGAGCCTAGCTGTGTTCGCGGCACCGTGGACATAATCAGCGAATTGTTCGGTGAGCCGAACATCCCGCTGCCGATACCGAGCATGGCGATCCAGACGCCGACCAGTATAACCGGACTGCC from Paenibacillus sp. FSL H8-0048 includes these protein-coding regions:
- a CDS encoding ATP-binding protein, whose translation is MRNLKLKATSIKTKYYRILLLLFVAIMAGGIGLVFYINVQQEQLDHKREVLQYKTATINELAGTLNEVFFRARGYVATQSENELALLNAAVKGLDGILEQYSSLKLSPEEVRYRDDLKVFYEQYKSQTLPEVMRLVKNNDYEGIRNLSQSGSTKAVNEYLGYTKQFKANSDALLNELNSRSIRQADAFTFVAFLLSTLLLLFFTLLIWQMLKIIIDPIVKLEEATNSLAAGDAVLLGKLHKQDEIGRLYDAFLNMAHSIQDKEEELMMQNEELHAQQDELQDQQYRLERSLSEIESMMKALNQTSAVGILSNKGVFTYANDNLSVYTGYKNSEIIGYTYRLFELHNISDTQVDQMIRKLSTGGVWSGETKLAAKEGSPLWLQLTIMPYLNDEGQIYQYILIANNITSMKNVQQELAETLKSTEQTSMMLELNNQLNHEITYTLDKHEFADKFNKFMNRLFSFDSSLFLLVKDKIAVVKGVPPENVERYIGEGSKEILYRLSVEKSYVVKRVGSVREQGISANEVYCYDYYTTVVNAEDEILAVFCGTRIGHPFTEEETSEIQGIMNRVALAIERLFMYEEIENGRKLNQDIVNNVNEGIQFVSTDGVIQHINKALSQLFSYEDWTEGMLIPKEGWMEHFTSRVNESEELERFYQKAMSEHTVDSSTMKYSIGKEDMKHVDAYAIPVFRREVRVGTLFVHRDITREYELDLMKSELVSTVSHELRTPLSSVLGFTELLLSKTMKPEKQLKYLETIHKEAKRLTELINDFLDLQRMESGTQLYNVEKVNLSETVLSVIDQYKLSGTHHILLEDEALNPEVEVDKDKIIQVLTNLLSNAIKFSPGASEVKVMLHNEPGSIMVRIQDHGLGIPKNQIGQLFQKFRRVDNSASKRIGGTGLGLAICKEIIEKQKGTIGIESVEGVGSTVWFRLPVIQAETGQPEEESSHRWNAGKEQKPNVMIVEDDYSLSLLLSEELKGKGFRVTHHYHPQKAFDQAVKTPFVAIIVDLMLGDELDGWDLIRMLKDDPRTEKVPIVISSALDKDDKSMMDNVQKYLTKPYPPGELSGTLQEIVDIQLKTGEVLFPDNGEAGHGSALDES
- a CDS encoding response regulator, with the translated sequence MQKVLIVDDEEVLRMLIEDTLEDLENVEVHTAENGGEALARLASEPYDLVILDYMMPVMTGIEVLSELDGELKSRTPIMMLTAKAQEMDRNRAREAGARYFMPKPFSPMELLQLVEDILSEKP
- a CDS encoding GGDEF domain-containing response regulator — protein: MTTRKYKELVEERTRETLQKWSEQSAVEEKDIYRFLHNLKGTSGTVGLDAVEAFSGNALLYFSDDNHRSWKEAEWGDYIYPLLELFAEPEPVGAVPPLTPGIALSHGNVHQQYEILIVDDDVELVAFLRESLERQSYYVSIALSAGRGLKLFYETKPDLILLDILLPDRSGIDVLKQIIGKAKKERIPIIIISGEHSIEVQKYAYSLGVMDYIQKPVDIDLFLVLIKNRFELKKEWQESIIVDELTGAFNRKYFNQTMKQLISDFRRTGRTFSLALLDLDLFKQVNDTYGHLMGDEVLQSFSELVKQSIRTEDTFCRYGGEEFALFMPNTPAEQALLVMERIQESFAARDFQAKRESFHVTFSCGVTEITEEVQDADILVEEADLALYASKHNGRNQSTLYSQDLLLSQRETLLNVIIVDDDPLIRRIVTTHFAAWQPGTNARVKVASYADGALLLESDWYAPEEKYVILLDGVMPGLDGLEVLEKIRSSYPELNILVIMLTGRNDQRDIIHALQMGADDYVIKPFHLPELLTRIERLSHRFLF
- a CDS encoding ACT domain-containing protein — translated: MKGIITVLGKDKVGIIAKVCTYLAEHNLNILDISQTIVQDYFNMMMIVDISAPSKSFEEIVEELQQVGEDIGVEIKLQHEDIFNIMHRI
- a CDS encoding PFL family protein; amino-acid sequence: MISIVEVQETNKMIREMNLDVRTITMGISLMDCAHTDMKVFNQKVYDKITRSAEKLVKTGEDLERQFGVPIVNKRISVTPISIAAGAVHTDTYVPVAQILDKAAKEVGVNFIGGYSALVQKGCTKGDRILIDSIPEALAVTERVCSSVNVGSSRSGINMDAVKLMGDIILQTAERTKDRDSIGCAKLVVFCNAVEDNPFMAGAFHGVGERECVINVGVSGPGVIKRALEEVKGQDFETLCETIKRTAFKVTRVGQLVAQEASKRLNVPFGIIDLSLAPTPEIGDSIAEIFQVMGLEEAGAPGTTAALAILNDNVKKGGVMASSYVGGLSGAFIPVSEDHGMIQAVQRGALTLEKLEAMTCVCSVGLDMIAIPGSTSKETLAGIIADEAAIGMVNNKTTAVRVIPVIGKDVGEMVEFGGLLGYAPVMAVNPFSCAGFVNRGGRIPAPIHSFKN
- a CDS encoding sigma-70 family RNA polymerase sigma factor yields the protein MEELYQHYKSYAFSIAYRMLGVVADAEDAVQDLFAELQHRDRSGIQNIKAYLAKGMTNRCLNMLNSARSRRETYIGEWLPEPVSEGYDGPEAAAERKDNLSYAFLVLLERLSPTERAVFVLREAFEYDYEAIAGMVGKSGSNCRQIFSRAKRILMAEPASGLPSLRYRAVTEKLLVRFTAAFTSYDVDGMLELLGEHPVLVADGGGREVHTILRPMTGRKGVTALLTSKRVMHYLREWKTSYGPLNGEPGLIFTDQGVVKCVLCLSTDSSGERIQNLYLLMDPAKLSHITVPPELPQL
- a CDS encoding carboxymuconolactone decarboxylase family protein, whose protein sequence is MSLRMNYREVNSPAFRAMMALEQHAGSRSKDKVLYELVKIRVSQINGCAFCLDMHGKDLMKLGNYAEHILLLSVWREAPLFSAKERVLLEFAEQVTLISEAGVPLELYNKMLTHFSEEELVDWIMAVNTINSWNRIAITTGMFPGCFG